From a single Peromyscus maniculatus bairdii isolate BWxNUB_F1_BW_parent chromosome 4, HU_Pman_BW_mat_3.1, whole genome shotgun sequence genomic region:
- the Slc34a3 gene encoding sodium-dependent phosphate transport protein 2C, whose translation MPNSLAGGQFPNPTLDAIDLVDRNLRDAGTSSSIPGSEEGGTDPQAFSQLKNTGQLKEVSMASRLRQVVINFLKACGLLGSLYFFICSLDILSSAFQLLGSKMAGDIFKDNVVLSNPVAGLVIGVLVTVLVQSSSTSSSIVVSMVASKLLTVQVSVPIVMGVNVGTSITSTLVSMAQSGDRDEFQRAFSGSAVHGIFNWLTVLVLLPLESATAALERLSELALGAASLQPGGQAPDILKALTQPFTHLIIQLDSSVITGSATSNTTNSSLIKQWCGVKGETSQESHEECSIFNPCTEMNGTASPEENRVPCRHLFVGTGLTDLAVGFILLAGSLLVLCTCLVLIVKLLNSVLQGRIAQAVRTVINADFPFPFGWLSGYLAILVGAGLTFLLQSSSVFTAAIVPLMGVGVINLERAYPLFLGSNIGTTTTALLAALASPPDTLLIAVQVALIHFFFNLAGILLWYLVPVLRLPIPLAKRFGDLTAQYRWVAIVYLLFTFLLLPLAAFGLSLAGGSVLAAVGGPLVGLMLLIILINVLQRRRPSWLPHCLRSWAWLPLWLHSLEPWDRLVTGCCPCRACSNSNMTSKVANCYENPEVIASQQL comes from the exons AGGTCAGCATGGCCAGCAGGCTTCGCCAAGTGGTCATCAACTTCCTTAAGGCATGTGGACTCCTGGGAAGCCTCTACTTCTTCATCTGCTCCCTGGACATCCTCAGCTCTGCCTTCCAGCTGCTAGGCA GCAAAATGGCTGGAGACATTTTCAAGGACAATGTGGTGCTGTCCAACCCTGTGGCTGGCTTGGTCATTGGTGTGCTGGTCACAGTCCTTGTCCAGAGCTCCAGCACATCTTCCTCTATCGTGGTCAGCATGGTGGCCTCTAAGT TGCTGACTGTCCAGGTATCTGTGCCTATCGTCATGGGCGTCAACGTGGGCACTTCCATCACCAGCACCCTGGTCTCAATGGCGCAGTCAGGGGACCGGGATGAGTTCCAGAG GGCCTTCAGCGGCTCGGCTGTGCATGGCATCTTCAACTGGCTCACAGTGTTGGTATTGCTGCCGCTGGAGAGCGCCACGGCAGCATTAGAGAGGCTGAGTGAACTGGCCCTGGGCGCTGCTAGCCTGCAGCCAGGGGGGCAGGCCCCCGACATCCTCAAGGCACTGACGCAGCCTTTCACACACCTCATCATCCAG CTGGATAGCAGCGTGATTACCGGCAGCGCCACGAGCAACACCACCAACAGCAGCCTCATTAAGCAATGGTGTGGCGTCAAAGGGGAGACG TCCCAGGAGAGCCATGAGGAATGCAGCATCTTCAACCCCTGCACGGAGATGAACGGTACAGCATCTCCAGAGGAGAACAGAGTGCCTT GCCGGCACCTGTTTGTGGGCACAGGGCTCACGGATCTGGCTGTGGGCTTCATCCTGCTGGCGGGCTCTCTGCTGGTGCTCTGTACCTGCCTGGTCCTCATCGTTAAGCTGCTCAACTCTGTGCTGCAGGGCCGCATTGCACAGGCCGTGAGAACTGTCATCAATGCAG ATTTCCCCTTCCCCTTtggctggctcagtggctacTTGGCCATCCTTGTCGGTGCAGGCCTAACCTTCCTGCTTCAGAGCAGTAGTGTATTCACAGCAGCTATTGTGCCTCTCATGG GGGTTGGGGTGATCAACCTGGAACGGGCCTATCCCCTCTTCCTGGGCTCCAACATtggcaccaccaccacagccctgcTGGCTGCCCTGGCCAGCCCTCCGGACACGTTGCTCATTGCAGTCCAG GTTGCTCTCATCCACTTCTTCTTCAACCTGGCTGGCATACTTCTGTGGTACCTGGTGCCTGTCCTGAGACTACCCATTCCACTGGCCAAGCGCTTTGGGGACCTGACTGCCCAGTACCGCTGGGTAGCCATTGTCTACCTGCTATTCACCTTTCTGCTGCTGCCCCTGGCAGCCTTTGGACTTTCCCTGGCAGGGGGCTCAGTGTTGGCTGCAGTGGGCGGTCCTTTGGTGGGGCTGATGCTCCTTATCATCCTGATTAATGTCCTGCAAAGACGCCGGCCCTCCTGGCTGCCTCACTGTCTTCGATCCTGGGCCTGGCTGCCTCTCTGGCTCCATTCTCTGGAGCCCTGGGACCGCCTGGTGACTGGTTGCTGTCCCTGCAGAGCTTGCAGCAACTCCAATATGACCAGCAAAGTGGCTAACTGCTACGAGAACCCAGAGGTCATAGCTTCCCAGCAGCTGTGA
- the Tubb4b gene encoding tubulin beta-4B chain, whose protein sequence is MREIVHLQAGQCGNQIGAKFWEVISDEHGIDPTGTYHGDSDLQLERINVYYNEATGGKYVPRAVLVDLEPGTMDSVRSGPFGQIFRPDNFVFGQSGAGNNWAKGHYTEGAELVDSVLDVVRKEAESCDCLQGFQLTHSLGGGTGSGMGTLLISKIREEYPDRIMNTFSVVPSPKVSDTVVEPYNATLSVHQLVENTDETYCIDNEALYDICFRTLKLTTPTYGDLNHLVSATMSGVTTCLRFPGQLNADLRKLAVNMVPFPRLHFFMPGFAPLTSRGSQQYRALTVPELTQQMFDAKNMMAACDPRHGRYLTVAAVFRGRMSMKEVDEQMLNVQNKNSSYFVEWIPNNVKTAVCDIPPRGLKMSATFIGNSTAIQELFKRISEQFTAMFRRKAFLHWYTGEGMDEMEFTEAESNMNDLVSEYQQYQDATAEEEGEFEEEAEEEVA, encoded by the exons ATGAGGGAGATCGTGCACCTGCAGGCTGGGCAGTGCGGCAATCAGATTGGCGCCAAG TTCTGGGAGGTGATCAGCGACGAGCATGGCATTGATCCCACCGGCACGTACCACGGAGATAGCGACCTCCAGCTGGAGCGTATCAACGTGTACTACAACGAGGCCACCG GTGGCAAGTATGTTCCCCGTGCCGTGCTCGTGGACTTGGAGCCGGGCACCATGGACTCGGTGCGCTCGGGGCCCTTCGGGCAGATCTTCAGACCTGATAACTTCGTCTTCG GTCAGAGTGGGGCTGGGAACAACTGGGCCAAGGGGCACTACACAGAAGGCGCAGAGCTGGTTGACTCGGTGTTGGACGTTGTGaggaaggaagctgagagctgTGACTGCCTGCAGGGCTTCCAGCTGACCCACTCCCTGGGTGGGGGGACTGGGTCTGGGATGGGTACCCTCCTTATCAGCAAGATCCGGGAGGAGTACCCGGACAGGATCATGAACACCTTCAGTGTGGTGCCTTCCCCTAAGGTGTCGGACACAGTGGTGGAGCCCTACAATGCCACCCTCTCAGTTCACCAGCTTGTTGAGAACACAGATGAGACCTATTGCATTGATAATGAAGCACTCTATGACATCTGTTTCAGAACCCTAAAGCTGACCACACCCACTTATGGCGACCTGAACCATCTAGTGTCCGCCACTATGAGTGGGGTAACCACCTGCCTGCGATTCCCTGGCCAGCTAAATGCTGACCTGCGGAAGCTGGCTGTAAATATGGTGCCCTTCCCTCGCCTGCACTTCTTCATGCCTGGCTTTGCCCCCTTGACCAGCCGAGGTAGCCAGCAGTACCGTGCCCTGACAGTTCCTGAGCTCACCCAGCAGATGTTTGATGCCAAGAACATGATGGCTGCCTGTGATCCCCGCCATGGGCGCTACTTGACAGTGGCTGCCGTGTTCAGGGGCCGCATGTCTATGAAGGAGGTGGACGAACAGATGCTTAACGTCCAGAACAAGAACAGCAGCTACTTTGTTGAGTGGATCCCCAACAATGTGAAAACAGCTGTCTGTGACATTCCACCTCGGGGCCTAAAAATGTCCGCCACCTTCATCGGCAACAGCACCGCCATTCAGGAGCTGTTCAAACGCATCTCAGAGCAGTTCACAGCCATGTTCCGACGCAAGGCCTTCCTGCACTGGTACACGGGTGAGGGCATGGATGAGATGGAGTTCACCGAGGCTGAGAGCAACATGAATGACCTGGTGTCCGAGTACCAGCAGTACCAGGATGCCACGGCTGAGGAGGAGGGCGAGTttgaggaggaggctgaggaggaggtggCCTAG